One segment of Rhizobium jaguaris DNA contains the following:
- a CDS encoding ABC transporter ATP-binding protein, giving the protein MHYGLNSVAPMPVSPACGEPVLGIKGLRLQIGDTAILHGVDLAVHEGEAVGIVGESGSGKSMTWRAALGLLPKGASTSGEVTFAGRNILATAEHDLEGIRGRRIAAIFQDAASALNPIQRVGSQILESLRIHRSLNGAAAKAEMLRLLDQVGIVDAANRSRAYPHELSGGQNQRMAIAMALAGNPEILIADEPTTALDPTIQAQILMLLKRIQLERAMSVILISHDLGAVAALCNRVCVMYAGRIVEDAPTAELLSKPEHPYTRALIASIPPLSGERKRLQAIGGEPPDPRHMPKGCAYAPRCSSLSEECKESIPAPVCLRGSHSIRCFTATRALGLAP; this is encoded by the coding sequence ATGCACTACGGATTGAATTCTGTGGCTCCGATGCCCGTTTCACCTGCCTGTGGCGAGCCCGTCCTTGGGATCAAGGGACTCCGACTGCAAATTGGCGATACGGCGATCTTGCACGGCGTGGACCTGGCGGTACATGAGGGCGAGGCCGTCGGGATAGTCGGGGAATCGGGAAGCGGAAAATCGATGACGTGGCGAGCAGCTCTCGGGCTGCTCCCCAAAGGTGCAAGCACATCCGGCGAGGTGACGTTCGCCGGCCGGAACATCCTTGCGACGGCCGAGCATGACCTCGAAGGCATTCGTGGACGCCGCATTGCGGCGATTTTCCAGGATGCCGCTTCCGCACTTAACCCGATCCAACGGGTTGGATCCCAGATCCTCGAATCTCTTCGTATACACAGAAGCCTTAATGGCGCGGCGGCAAAAGCGGAAATGTTGCGCCTGCTCGATCAGGTTGGGATCGTGGACGCCGCCAACCGCTCTCGGGCGTATCCACATGAGTTGTCCGGTGGGCAAAACCAGCGCATGGCCATCGCCATGGCTCTGGCCGGGAACCCGGAAATATTGATTGCCGATGAACCGACGACGGCGCTCGATCCAACCATCCAGGCGCAGATATTGATGCTCCTCAAGCGCATTCAGCTTGAGCGCGCGATGAGCGTCATCTTGATCAGCCACGACCTTGGCGCCGTGGCGGCGCTCTGCAATCGCGTCTGTGTCATGTATGCGGGCAGGATTGTCGAGGATGCGCCGACAGCGGAGCTACTTTCTAAGCCTGAGCATCCCTATACGCGTGCCTTGATCGCGTCAATTCCACCCCTGAGCGGCGAGCGCAAACGCTTGCAGGCCATTGGCGGAGAACCGCCGGATCCTCGGCACATGCCAAAAGGCTGCGCCTATGCGCCCCGCTGCAGTAGTCTTTCCGAAGAATGCAAGGAATCGATACCGGCTCCGGTTTGCCTACGTGGCAGTCATTCCATCCGGTGCTTCACGGCCACGCGTGCGCTGGGTTTGGCACCATGA
- a CDS encoding ABC transporter ATP-binding protein, translating to MTLLSVNAITRRYTSPGFCFGRKRPIVAVENVSLSLQQGTILGLVGESGSGKSTTGKLVLGLEKPDSGEVIFAGNPLPAARDSSWRSLRAQMQMVYQDPLAAMDPRMTISSIISEPLHIHGIGNSDERDERVSVLLRSVGLGGDIGKRYPHELSGGQRQRVVLARALASGPRLLVCDEPVSALDVSIQAQILNLLADLRDEFHLTILFISHDMRAVRSICDELAVMYLGNIVEIGQTDDIVHAPAHPYTRALMSAVPALGRIITEMDLIDGEVDSGSTETEGCKFYRRCPHATYRCRQERPRLAAVVPGRQVACHFVEENGGVP from the coding sequence ATGACACTTCTGTCCGTCAACGCCATTACGCGCCGGTACACATCGCCAGGCTTTTGCTTTGGTCGGAAGAGGCCGATTGTTGCGGTGGAGAACGTGTCACTGTCACTTCAACAGGGCACGATCCTCGGTTTGGTCGGAGAATCGGGCTCCGGAAAGTCGACGACTGGCAAGTTGGTGCTCGGCCTTGAGAAGCCCGATAGCGGTGAAGTCATTTTTGCCGGCAATCCACTGCCGGCCGCGCGCGACAGTTCCTGGCGAAGTCTCAGGGCACAGATGCAGATGGTCTATCAGGATCCACTTGCGGCCATGGATCCGCGGATGACTATTTCATCAATTATATCGGAGCCGCTGCACATCCATGGCATTGGCAACAGTGACGAGCGCGACGAACGAGTCTCCGTGCTGCTGCGATCTGTTGGACTTGGTGGCGATATTGGCAAGCGATATCCGCATGAACTGTCGGGAGGCCAGAGACAAAGGGTCGTTCTGGCGCGTGCTTTGGCAAGCGGCCCGCGCCTCCTAGTCTGCGATGAGCCAGTCTCCGCGCTCGACGTCTCGATCCAGGCGCAAATCCTTAACCTTCTTGCCGATCTGCGCGACGAGTTTCATTTGACTATCCTCTTCATCAGTCACGACATGCGCGCAGTTCGCAGCATCTGTGACGAACTTGCGGTGATGTATCTCGGAAATATCGTTGAGATCGGTCAGACGGACGACATCGTCCACGCTCCTGCCCATCCCTATACCCGCGCCCTGATGTCGGCGGTTCCCGCCCTCGGACGAATAATCACCGAAATGGACCTCATCGACGGCGAAGTCGATAGTGGGTCAACTGAGACAGAGGGCTGCAAGTTTTATCGGCGTTGCCCGCATGCGACCTACCGCTGCCGCCAGGAAAGGCCTCGACTTGCCGCCGTAGTGCCGGGACGGCAGGTTGCCTGTCATTTTGTCGAAGAGAACGGGGGCGTGCCGTGA
- a CDS encoding ABC transporter permease produces MTRFAAVRILRTLLTLIVSVSITFVVLRASGDAALQILGPNARAPDIAAFRREWGLDQPIWVQYVLYLRNLLHGDLGKSMLDGQDALAIVLARVAVTLQLTLPALAVNILLGIPAGICSALYRDTVVDRSLMIASVIGFTVPSFVLALILILVFSVWLGVLPSGGADSLASGVLPIATLGIGGAAVLARYTKSAMVAVLGRLYITAASAKGIRWKNVVRNHAFPNAAIPIVTLFGLMLGSQIAGSVLIEAVFGWPGIGQLLVTSVANRDLAVVQVILLLVTATMTVSNLLVDVLYGFIDPRMRHA; encoded by the coding sequence GTGACGCGCTTTGCAGCTGTCAGAATCCTTCGCACCCTTCTTACGCTCATCGTTTCGGTGAGCATCACCTTTGTAGTCCTACGCGCATCGGGGGATGCGGCGTTGCAGATCTTGGGTCCGAACGCCAGGGCGCCGGATATTGCCGCGTTCCGTCGCGAGTGGGGCCTCGATCAGCCCATCTGGGTGCAATATGTTCTCTATCTGCGCAACTTGCTGCATGGTGACCTCGGCAAATCGATGCTGGACGGTCAGGATGCATTGGCGATCGTGCTAGCCAGGGTCGCTGTTACGCTGCAGCTGACCCTGCCGGCGCTTGCGGTAAACATTCTTCTTGGGATTCCAGCGGGAATTTGTTCAGCTCTCTATCGCGACACCGTCGTCGACAGATCGCTGATGATTGCCTCGGTGATCGGTTTTACCGTGCCAAGCTTCGTCCTTGCGTTAATCCTGATTCTGGTGTTTTCGGTGTGGCTCGGTGTTCTCCCCTCCGGCGGCGCAGATAGTCTTGCGAGCGGTGTCCTGCCGATTGCGACCCTGGGCATTGGTGGCGCCGCCGTGCTCGCCCGTTATACCAAGAGCGCTATGGTCGCCGTTCTTGGCCGGCTATATATCACCGCCGCAAGCGCAAAGGGCATTCGATGGAAAAATGTCGTCCGTAACCATGCCTTTCCAAATGCGGCCATTCCGATTGTGACGTTGTTCGGGCTGATGTTGGGCAGTCAAATCGCCGGCTCAGTGCTGATAGAAGCTGTGTTTGGTTGGCCGGGGATCGGACAGTTGCTCGTCACGTCCGTTGCCAACCGAGACTTGGCGGTCGTCCAAGTCATCCTGCTGCTCGTGACCGCGACGATGACCGTTTCCAATCTTCTCGTCGATGTTCTCTACGGATTCATCGATCCGAGAATGAGACATGCGTAA
- a CDS encoding ABC transporter permease has protein sequence MTISLQSTTQRYRASPAGLSLILFAASWIAVILIAAIFADRLARFDVTEMDLAARLKPPICFGGSIKHLLGTDELGRDVLSRLLFSIRTTMLIAVGATFLSMVIGTTFGFAAAYFRGSVEHVIALLTDVQASMPFLIVALTVMAFFGRDMVLFIGLMGLYGWERNARIARGLAIAGQSQGYAATAAHLGAHPVRVYLQHILPNTASTLIVTATLLFPEIVLAESGLSFLGLGVQPPTTSLGIMVGIGREYIVRAPWMILVPSLVIVFTTISISLIGDWLRDQLDPTLV, from the coding sequence ATGACGATATCACTGCAAAGCACGACTCAACGGTATCGTGCCTCTCCCGCCGGACTAAGTCTGATCTTATTCGCGGCAAGCTGGATCGCGGTCATTTTGATTGCAGCGATATTTGCCGACAGACTCGCCCGTTTCGACGTCACGGAAATGGACCTCGCCGCAAGATTGAAACCGCCGATCTGTTTCGGCGGCTCGATCAAGCATCTGCTTGGCACCGACGAGCTCGGCCGCGATGTCCTTTCCCGCCTGCTCTTTTCAATACGCACGACGATGCTGATCGCCGTGGGAGCGACTTTCTTATCCATGGTTATTGGCACGACGTTCGGCTTCGCCGCAGCTTACTTCCGCGGTAGTGTCGAGCACGTCATTGCGCTGCTGACAGATGTGCAGGCATCGATGCCCTTTTTGATCGTCGCTCTGACTGTGATGGCATTCTTCGGCCGCGACATGGTGCTCTTCATTGGACTGATGGGGCTTTATGGCTGGGAGCGCAACGCGCGAATTGCGCGTGGCCTTGCCATAGCAGGTCAATCCCAAGGATATGCGGCGACAGCCGCGCATCTCGGAGCCCATCCAGTCCGAGTTTACCTTCAACATATATTGCCGAATACCGCATCGACGTTGATCGTGACGGCGACCCTTCTTTTTCCTGAAATCGTGCTTGCGGAGAGCGGTCTGTCGTTTCTTGGCCTTGGCGTCCAACCGCCGACCACGAGCCTTGGCATCATGGTTGGTATCGGCCGGGAGTATATTGTGAGAGCACCGTGGATGATATTGGTGCCGAGTCTGGTGATCGTCTTCACGACTATTTCCATTAGCCTGATCGGAGACTGGCTGCGAGACCAGCT